In Corylus avellana chromosome ca2, CavTom2PMs-1.0, the following proteins share a genomic window:
- the LOC132170087 gene encoding F-box/LRR-repeat protein At3g26922-like produces the protein METTSVIHKPQKKNQKLNEEEDIDETSKSLGNLPEEILRHILSFLPTKDAVGTSVLSKRWEYLWDSIPNLDFNLYGILRGKRKRKRTLFMNFVDRVLCLRDSYDIKRFALCCDVLHDASRVHTWISAAIKHNVQDLNIDLEIFIGEFSLPYCLFTCETLISLHLYMSGILKLPTKICFSNLKVLTMDNVTFSDDYLTQQFFSGLPVLEKLKLYLCGWRNLKVVRISSPKLQFLSVVDFERPDLSNGEGCQVMISGVRLKEFHYRGLLLGEYRLYESFKLEKAEIELHESQADAHDRMHKLLAGLSNVQFLKLSSEVVMVLIHAEELLTNMPTFNNLKDLELNGTSFDLDCEALLKILQSFPCLENLKILRDINLLSSCEEDDRILCPVPPCFLSHLKWIKVNRYDVDEKKLSAIKFLLKKAIVLEEVVISSVNVGGNLEKQLKAFSITGILPSIDVAVSDIVLDATG, from the exons ATGGAGACTACTTCTGTTATCCAcaaaccccaaaagaaaaatcagaaacTGAATGAAGAAGAGGACATTGATGAGACCAGCAAAAGCTTAGGAAACTTACCTGAGGAGATTCTTCGACACATCCTTTCCTTTCTTCCAACAAAAGATGCTGTTGGGACAAGCGTACTTTCTAAAAGGTGGGAATACCTATGGGATTCTATTCCCAATCTAGATTTTAACCTGTATGGAATCTTGCGTGGTAAGAGAAAGCGTAAGAGAAcgctttttatgaattttgtgGACAGGGTTCTCTGTCTTCGTGACTCCTATGATATAAAACGATTCGCTCTCTGTTGTGATGTGCTACATGATGCATCTCGTGTTCATACGTGGATCTCTGCTGCAATAAAGCATAATGTTCAAGATTTGAATATTGATCTTGAAATCTTCATCGGAGAATTTTCACTGCCTTATTGCTTGTTTACTTGTGAGACACTCATAAGCTTACACCTTTATATGTCTGGTATACTCAAGCTCCCCACTAAGATTTGTTTCTCCAATCTCAAGGTCTTGACTATGGACAATGTTACATTTTCGGATGATTACTTGACCCAGCAGTTTTTCTCTGGTCTGCCAGTCCTTGAGAAGTTGAAATTATACCTTTGCGGTTGGAGGAATCTCAAGGTTGTGCGCATATCCTCTCCCAAGCTTCAATTTCTGAGCGTAGTGGACTTTGAGAGGCCAGATTTGAGTAATGGGGAAGGTTGTCAGGTTATGATTTCTGGAGTTCGTCTCAAAGAATTTCACTATAGGGGTCTTCTGTTGGGTGAATATCGCTTATATGAGTCATTCAAACTGGAAAAGGCAGAGATTGAGTTACATGAGTCTCAAGCTGATGCCCATGATCGCATGCATAAGCTTCTTGCAGGGCTCTCCAACGTGCAATTCCTAAAACTTTCCTCTGAAGTGGTTATG GTTTTGATACATGCAGAAGAACTCCTAACTAATATGCCTACGTTCAATAACCTGAAGGATTTGGAGTTGAATGGAACGTCATTTGATCTTGACTGTGAAGCACTGCTGAAGATATTGCAAAGTTTTCCTTGTCTtgagaatttgaaaattttgcgG GACATCAATCTGTTGTCAAGTTGTGAAGAAGATGATAGGATATTGTGTCCAGTGCCTCCATGTTTCTTGTCGCATCTCAAGTGGATTAAAGTCAATCGTTACGATGTAGATGAGAAGAAGCTTTCTGCCATAAAATTTTTGCTTAAGAAGGCAATTGTCTTGGAA